The genomic DNA ataTGCAGATCTAAAGAAGGAGTTAAAGCACAACATTACCTTAAAGACAAAAATAGATGAACTAGATTCTGAAACGTCCCTCAACGATGATGAAACgacatttatggtaagaaaataaaaaaaaattaaagtaatcAAATCAATTAAGTGCAGGCCAAAGAAGGGAAAGAAAGGTGAGATGCTATCATTGCAATGtagaagggcacgttaaagacaactgcccaaaattgaagaacaaagacaaggacaaGGAAAATGATAAAAGAGTGACCTAGAAGAAACACAAGAATTTAAAggtgacatgggatgaatcatcgtcaTCAGATTCGGACGTCATAGCTAATGCCAGACTTGTATTGAtgacaagtcaccaagaagacgacgGAGCAAGTTCATCGgagatgagcatcaagagcatcgatgaagggggagcaacatcagaagaaagcagctctACATGGGAGCATCAGATAATGAGAtcaacaagataagtcaggtacggtctctgcCTCATgaccaattatttaaatttattaaatttttatcaaaaaattcctgtcaattagaaaatgataataaaaaataattaaaataaaataataaatttaaaaagaattttagcaatatcttgtcgattagaagatttcgacaaattaaaaattaaaaattaaaatagaaaatttaaaaaattctgcatgttcgaatatatctatttcaaatttcaaaagacTAAACTGACACTTTAGATATCATAAAGGTCAAATTAGaagaatatcataaaaatatattctaagaacatttttaattaattcagtaTGAAGGAACCTAAATTGGGTTCTAAAATCGTGcttgaattaaatttttatgcatgttaGTACTTTTGAATGGATTTAATTTTTGTTGTTTGCTTGGAATTATCTACATAAATTGTTTCGTATAATTTATGTTGGAAATAAATGttaactttaattttttcaaGAAAGAGGGCTTCATCACTCATctgcaagaaaattttaaaatttttttgaatattaaattattttttataaattttttaacaaaaattacatttttcaatttaaaaataattcatagagtaatttttgtaaacttgatttttttttgtgaaaaattaTCATGTTCTCTGTTCAAAaaaatgttttcaaattttttttgattgctattacattttatatgaattatttatccaaattctatcttttaatattaaaaattcttgaaaagttatttttttttaaatttattttttctacaaAGAAATTTGCTATAATacatatttagaaaaaattttatgaattttttagcttaaaaatttattactgcttaaattaattttaactttttgtgaaaattttatctCTAGTTTGGATATAGATCTTTAACCGTTgtaaaaattttcataattttctcatgattaaaaatattttttttaattattttttataaaaatagtttataaattataaaaatctagattttcaaaatttaaagttcataatttttttaaatgatagtCGTTGTATTTTTATACCTTAGACTCTATTTTGAatttacttaaagtttttttcaTAACATACCCTTGATCAAAGGAGGAAAATTAAAAGTTAAGTCTAGGGAAAAGTATATcttatttttttcacttttttttaatGGTAAAATCTATACTTGTTATCTTactgttatttattttttatttttaccctaacttaatttggtttgatcatatcaaaaagggggagattgtaagtacctcatggtagttttgatatgatcaaccaagttaagttaagttctaTTGTGGTTTGATCATTGTGTCCaaatatgcaggaacttaggagcacaagaagtcaagtaaAACACGTAGCTAACGAGAatgacgacacaggagagagtcgatgggctcagtgTGTCTGAGGCATGAGACGCTGCAGAAGAATAtgttggtggatgagaaggaggtgCATGGTGTTTCTAAGGGAtcaaaagccggagcggaaggttactcGAGATGGCCAGAAAATGGGTTTAGATGagtcctattccagatggccgaaatcacccaagcaagtggagccggAGGAGAAGACCCAGACAAAAAGTCAATCTAAAGTTGACTGTGGTCTGAGCGCCCGTACCAGTCTGGTCCAACCGGGGTGCCTTAGCGAGGTGCCCTTGTGCGAAAGCGGTCCAGGCGGCCAGAGCTATTCTAGGCGCCTAGACCAGAGAAATTTATCCAGATCGACCTGTTACGATCTGTTGCGTCATGGATAAAGTTTATCCATACCCAAGCGCCCAGAATCCTTCCAGACGTCCGGAGCAAGTCTATAAATACAGCCCAAATCTTAGTAGTCAagacaacacttgtaaacaatctTCTCTTCTGTTCTATTTTGTGATCTATTGctttaactgttgtaagaggtttctctgctaGAAGTAGATTTGATAGTGAGAccatgtcttggattagtaatcttctgattgcaaatcaaATAAAAAAGATCTGTCTCtactttctttttaattagtttactATTAATAAGTGtgtcttaatttagtttgaaaaatcgAGAAATGTGTTTTGTTTGATTTAGATTGTGCATGGCAATTCATCCCACTTTTATCATCCGCAAGGGACCAacataatatttataaataaaatttgtgGCCCCCGGAATAATAGTACAATGGTTAGATCCTTCAGTGGATAACCAAAAAAATCTAAGGTTCATGAATTATGTTCATCAATGAAATTcttaataatataataaattaataaacaaatttcaaaatcaagttgattaaccaactaataaattaaaaatataatttttttaaataataaaataaatttaaattgcaagTTTAACAACatctaaataaatcaaatttaagttaaacttgaaccaaatttaaatttgttataaaaaaaaatcaagtcttgaataATGGTGCTtgattcattttcaatttgtctCATCAAATATAATCCACCTATCAACATGCAACTGATAATCTTAGCTTGTGACTATGTATAAAACACAAAGTTTAGTTGATAGATTAAAGAAACCATAATCATAATTATAAGACACGAGAACACATTGAAATTGTTTAGTTCATGAACATCTATACTCAGACAGCAAAAAGAAACACACACATggaaattgttttatttttttaacatgaatatattttttttctcaactCAAAATAAGAATCTACGAACACGAAAGATGTTAAGAAAGAAATTATATCGAAACTAAGATGCTTGTCTTGATTGAAAAGAGGTGGGCATAGAGCCAGAAGAAAGAAGGAATATAAAGATTTGACACAACAAACAAAGAAGACAGACTTGAATGCTCGATCTATAGTGAAACTAACGTTAAGTGAACAAACTGTATCTCGTATGGGATTAAAATAGATGACGCTCGCCAAATAAGACTACAGAAATTGATCAAAGAAGCACTTCAaatggaatttttaaaattcacaCCAAAGGACACActtattttctattttactcGTTTGCCGGCCACTAAGATGTAGTGATGAATTTCAAAGGACAGTAAGTACCATTATAATattacatttaaaaaataaatataattgtgGTGTTATTTTAAAGATTATGTATCATGAAAATGGTATTTATTTAAAATACAAAATCATAATGATGTTATTCTTTGAATCTAGTATTACAATGATGTTATTCTTTGAATGTAAGCACGACTGCGATTGGATTGGCAGgagaagtaaaataaaaaataaatacgtcctttaaaaaatctaaaagttAAGCGTGCCTAAATTTACAATTTTAATTGTGTCTTTTGGTCAATTACCAACAAGACTATGTAGAAACTCAAAGGTACAATGATTTTACTATAATAACTACTCGATATTGAAAATTGCAAGCCAAATCAAAAGCATGTTGATGATCCATCCCAACTAATGTTGTGAAAATTATGCTCAATTGGTTTGCCTTAACTAGCTAGTTGATCAATTTTGACTTAAGTTCAACGTTAAACCAATTTGTGATTGAGTCACATCAAATTTGGGTAATTGGTCCAAACCAGTGATTTGTCATCTTCCTTAGAAATACAATATTCTAGAAAACTGTCTTGGCCATAGCAAAAGTCATAATTCTATTCTATGTTGAGACTTATTCTAAGAAAAATGAGAGAGGGAGTTAAATATACATGTGTATTGTAGAGCATCTTCCATGAAAGTGAGAAAGGAAGCAcccaaaaaagaaaagaaatctgTTCTATAATTTATTCTTTCAATTAGGCCCACAAACATGCTGATGTCGatttgatgatatatatatataaaataagatCCTTAAAAACCTACTCCACTAACATGAGTTCTTATGCATCTTAAGTCGCCATCCCTACTATATTTTACAAAGAGCACCTTTGACTCCTTGGTCGTTGTTCATCTTAATTTTCATGCTACCCTATTTTATTTGTTGTCCCACCTTTAGCTCaggaaaataataataactagggatgtaaatgagtcgaATCAAGTCAAACAGTATTAGGTTCGAGCTCGGttcatttaagttatattcggacttgagctcggctcgagctcgaatcgagcttttatcacaaggctcgagttcgactcattttagaattatcaagctcgcgaacagttcgagctcggctcgttattagctcgattatcaaagttaacgagcctaactcgttaaacGAGCTCGGGCttgtttagagctcgtttttgactcattttagagctcattttttgactcattttaaagctcattttaaggctcgttttagagctagTTTTTTGACTCGATTTAAGAttcgtttttttggctcgcgagcctataaatgaatatgttcgtgagctcacgagtcaaatatccttaagctcgagctcgactcgataaaactgtcgagctcgagctcgactcgataagataaacgaatgaACTTGAACGAACTTTTTACCAGATTGAGCTCCGAATAACTCACGAACCGTTTGATTCATTTATATCCCTGCAGGTAATAACAATATCATTGGAGATAATAGttccccttcctcttctcctaGTTAACCGTGGTCACGATCTCTATTAACCAACCAAACAATTATTAGACTACGTTTTGATTGGATATAATTTATCatgtaatataattaaaattatattataatattaattactTTATTTGAAGTGTAATATGAATAATGAATTGCAAAAGCTAACAAGATTTTATAATCTGAATTAGAAAGTAAGCATAGTGTAatttgattatattatgatgtcgtttaataaaaatttaattgtcAAATATATCCTTAGTCCATTTTTCATATCAACTGATCATCGATGTCACTTCCCTCGTCGGTCGCCAAGTGCCACGATCGATCGCCGCCTCTGGGCGCCATCGGCCGCCGCCTCCGGGCGTCACTTGCCACTGCCTCCGGGCGCCACCTGCCACCGCCTCCGGGCGCGCCACCCACTACCTGTCGTCGCCACCGACTGGCTACCGCATCAGGCCGCCACATCCGAGCGGCACTGGCCGCCGCATCCGGGCGGCACTGGCCGTGGCCGCCGCATCCAGGCGGCGCTGGCCGTGGCCGCCGCATCTAGGCGGCGCTAGCCGTGGTCGTTGCTATCGACTAGACGCGACAATTGGACGTCGTTGATCATCGCTGTCGTCAATCGCTGCCGCTGGCACCGCCGACAACCACCGCCACCGACAGCCACTTACGGGCATCATCGACCACCAACGTCGGCCACAGACCACTACCTCCAACAGCCGCCATCGGTCACAGACGTCGTTACCGTGCCACTACCGCCACCTACGCCGTCACATCCGGCTCCGACAGAAGTGCGGCGGTCACCGTTATCGACAGTCGCCTTCAGCAGAGATCGTagtatatttttatcattttatcatattctttataaaaaatattagacaccaattaaaaaatataatcacCCCTTAATTAAAGATACGCCTAACTAAACGTAACCTCAGCCAAGATAAGAAATTGCAAGATATCATATAGGTGATACCGTTCATCTAGGCCATCTAGTATTATTCGCCTCCGGACTTCTTCGCCTCCAGACTAGCTGCAGGTAGGGTATATATGTGCAGGACTTGCGTGTATATAATTTGTGGGCATGCATTTCATGAGCGTTTATATAGTTTTTAATATTGAACGattgttattattttatatttctgTACTTATTTGCATTTTAATATTCtatcttaattttatttattaggaATTTCTCAATatattttatattccttggctggtgtttcaaaaattattttattcattGATAACTGAAATTGCTCCATCTCTTCGTGGCTGGTTGGTTTTATATTATCACAACACTAGTCATAAATACAAATGATCTCTTCAAGATCATATCCTATCGATCCTTGGGTCGTCCATGGATGCTACAAGGGGATAGTGAATTGGTTTGAATAGAATGGTAGAATGGCAAAAGCCTATGACTTCTTTAGGCAGACCGACGCTAAGAATTCTTAGGTGCGAACGGTGTGGAGACCTTACATTCTGCTTAATCATGTAGTTATGATTTAGATTTTGGCACATAAACGTCTTCTGGCTAGAGACAGATATGCCTATATGGAGCGAGGATTGACAATGTACTTTTATAAATATGTGCTAGAGATGAAGGAATATCTATTATTTAGATGTCCATCTATCGTAGATTTATGGAGGAGGATCCACGTTTGGCTTCACATGGGACAGAAGATGTATATCTACCGACGGGCGGTGTGGAAGTCTTACATTCAACCCAGTCATACAGTTATGATTTGGATGTTGGCACAGAAATATCTTCCGACTAGAGACAGATAAGACTATCTAAATGATCAATAGTGTACTTTTTGAAAATATGTGCTAGAGAAGCATATATTCTTTAGATGTTCACCTATCACAAATTTATGAAGAAGGATCAGAGTTGAGCTTTACATCAGACAGGAGATGTTTGTCTACTTATTGACGAACGGTGTAGAAGTCTTGCATTCAGCCTAGTCATGCAATTACGATTTGGATATTGGCATAACTATGTcttcctgttggtgcaatcatcctcGGGTCAAGATTGATCAGTTTTACCAAGCTCAAATTAGTGTAAGCTTGAGTTTAAATGTTTCACAATGTAtaagagaaaagtcaagtaggtcaagcgAAGATCAAATACTTAGCTGGGAAAGttctaactaaaggttagacaataaaAGGAcataactggaagttaggcaacGAAAAGTACAAATGAGTCACGGAAGACCAGACACTTGATACAAGATggtaagtctaagtggatcatgaAGAATTGAACACTTTATATAAGAGGAGAATCCAAGTGAATCaaaagttgaccggacacttggtgaagaagccctaGCAAGTAAAGGTTGACTGATGCAGAGCAATGAGAAGTCCACAGGCCAACGATCGATGACAGGATATTGAGCAAAGGAAGTTATGGTAGGTTGGGGTCAACAGGATACCAAGCAAGATACAAATTCATCTTGGAAAGATTGAATTTAGGATTATCGATCGATTGGTGAGAGGAACTAATCGATTagtaaaccctaaacccaaaTTCTAGGTTTAGAGTTAGACAATCGATTGGTTTAATTGATTGACTCAAAACAATCAATTAAGTCAATCAATTGggagttttttttttacaagagAACATAAAGTCTTGAAATCAATTGAGACAATTGATTCAGGTTTCACCAATCGATCAGGTGGAGGCATTTTCGCGAAAGAACAGAAAGCTTCGAGATCAATTGGGGCAATCGATTAAAggctaaccaatcgattgatataactCACTAATTGATTGGGATTGGTCGGGCGAAAAAAAATCATTCTATAGGTTTTGGATGATCGAGCTGAAGTGACAATCGATTGAGGATCAGATCAATCGATTAAGAGGTATTTTCTAGCCCAAAAAGAAATCCTAGAAAAAGGGGTTTTGTGGAGTTTCTTTGGTGCCGGTTCTTGtgaagtgttgctgcatttccaACCGATCAAGAGACATTTTCAAGTAACAATATAGAAAGCTAAGCAATATTTCATTattataaaatcatttttgattttctttgtatttgctttttcttttcttattttttcctTGAGCACAAGGTTGTATGAGCCTTCTCCACCTCCGGAAAGTTTCCAAGAATGAGGCATTCATAGTGGAGTTATGAGTGTAAGGAGTAGACATTTAGATTAATCACATCAAGGAGAAAGATATCAAGTAAAATCTAAATGTTAACATTATAGAATATCTTTGTTTTAGGTTTATGCTGCAACATTTAAAATTGAAGTGAACgaagctattcatcccctctaatTCATACATGTCCTAATAGTACTTCTAATTAGAGACCAACAAGATTACCTAGATGATCAATAGTgtactttttgtaaacatatgcTAGAGATGCATTTATTCTTTGCATGCCCACTTATCGCAGAATGGAGAAGGATCAAGGTTTGGCTTCACATGGGATAGAAGATGTCTACCTATCGGCAGACGCTTCAAGTCTATGAGTGGTAATATAGAGGTGGATGACCATTGATGAAGGCTAGACATCTTGTTTTGTCTTTTTTGATCCACTTGTATGGAGAGCAAGTAATAACAGTTTCTTCGATGAAGGTTATGCGGATTGTGAAGGGATTTATAAGAGTAGGCAAATTTACATATATATAGGGCATTAGAAGTATATTCAGATATAGAATGACTTATAATTTCTTATTATTATGTACtcttatatttataatttatatatggTCTACTTGAGAAATGATATCCTAAGAATTTTACTATGTATATCCCATAAGCACctaatttttttcaatttaaatttttttttatgttataatTTAACCCTTAAATCCTAAAAGTAAACCCATAAATAACATAATGGTAAAccaaaattaatagataaataaaatacaCATGTCTGCATGGAACATCGTAGCatgaaattaatatatttttactcaTCCAAAACAAATAAATACAAGTGATCTAACCTTCTAGTTAAAATTAAAGTCACTCTAGGATATAGCTGAGTTAATtatcatataaatttataaaattgagCAAGAATTGAATCCCGATAAAGATCGAGAAATTACTCTTTCATCTGATAGTTAATTTCAGTTTCCTTATTAACTCCCTTCTAACGGTATAAGATAGTCGTGAGGGCAGTCGGATTGACGAATTTCATTTTTACATAGAAtagttaaaaattaaagtttcaaATTTGTATATTGAAACTCTTCCAAAAGATTGTATCTCTATTACTTTAATCATAAATAAAGAATAATCTGAATATCATATGCAAGTATCTCGTggttaaaaattaataataataataaaaaaaaaaggctgAAATTGTATTTAACACGAATTTTATGCCTTTTTTGTTATTTGGAAAGGACGAGGGGTGGTTGGACAAATTTGACAAGGTCTAaagtataaattgaattaatcaaCTCAAAGAAAGTCCTCATTTGTCTCTTGTGAAATTTATCAACAAATAAATTCAGAAAATTAGAAAGtattaaaatgaaaaattgatCTCAGTTTAAAGGACAATTTATCAAATAACTCccctgttttttatttttatcaaaacaaCCGTTTTTTTAAAGTTGAATTACAgttaaatacaaattaaaactaggGGCGTATTCAGATAATTCCTCCGTTCTACAAACCGCGCTAAGCGCCGCGCCGCGCCGCGTCCGACACGATCTGACTCGGCGCGAGTCAACTCGTGATTTATCTGTTCTACGACTCGGTCTGCCGTGCCGATTCCGTCCCATCTAGTGCCGCCGAGCTTTGACGGAACCGCTTCAAACCAGCGAGCCGATGATAACGACGCCGACGCGCGCTCCCTGACGCACCCTCCTCCTCCTCTATTTATACCCTCCTTTTCCTCCGCCTCATCTCCATTCTTTCATCTTCTCATCAGCCATTTCCTTGAGAAGGATTAAGGAAGAAGAcgtagaagaagaagatggtgacgTTGGTTTCTCGACAGGGAAGGCAACTCCAGCGATACAGCAAGAACGGCAGCCGCCTCGTCGTcgggtaaaataaaataaaaaataataaaaatcgaATTTTTATTCTTCTCGAGTCTTCAATGTGCAGATCGACCACTTTCTTCCTATTCCATGCCTCAATCGGTTTGGGCATATCCTGCAGGTGCATTCCTTACAAATTTAATCCCGGCGAAGAGGCCGATAAATCGATGGAGGTCCTCGTCGTCAGCTCGCCGAAAGGCAATGGCTTGCTCTTCCCCAAGGTTCGCCTTCGAGCTGCAGTTAATTATCTACTTGATCAGTAAAAGCTAGAGTCTGAATTGGGCCTTCATTGAATTCCATGGTTTCTCAGGGTGGTTGGGAGACCGACGAGACGATTAAAGAAGCAGCTTCGAGGGAGGCAATGGAGGAAGCAGGAGTGCAAGGCCACATTGAGGTCGACTTCAATTCCTGTAAGATCGTTCATATCTTCTTGCAGAATCATCTAGCTAACAGGTCTCTTCCCCTTTTTTTTGCAGAGGAAACTTGGGAAATGGAAGTACAAGAGCAGAACCTACGATTCTTACTATGAAGGCACCATGTTCCCTCTCCATGTCACGCAGGAGCTCGGAGACTGGCCGGAGATGCACACGAGAGAGCGCAAATGGGTGAGTGAACTACCGACTACATGATTAAACCAGTTTGGATTTggttttctgatttct from Zingiber officinale cultivar Zhangliang chromosome 4A, Zo_v1.1, whole genome shotgun sequence includes the following:
- the LOC121973475 gene encoding nudix hydrolase 17, mitochondrial-like — protein: MVTLVSRQGRQLQRYSKNGSRLVVGCIPYKFNPGEEADKSMEVLVVSSPKGNGLLFPKGGWETDETIKEAASREAMEEAGVQGHIERKLGKWKYKSRTYDSYYEGTMFPLHVTQELGDWPEMHTRERKWVTVAEAKEGCQHPWMKEALERLVERLYSSSSCSSSGGGGGEATPAS